TGCTGTTCGTGCTGGAATCAACAACAAGCTTAGTGGTCAGATCACGGTGAGGACGAGCAGCTCCGACCATCTGTCACTGGCTCTTGCTGCTGTTATTCCAGCAGCGCTTTCCATCTACAAGAAGCTCTATCCAGAGGGCTCCGGCGACAAGTACTCCATCTACTAGTTTTTCCTCATCTGATTTTTTGCTGCATTTTGTATTTCTTATTCAGTTGAATGTGCGAGACAATAATAGCCTCTTTCCgtttttgaataataattttgctGCTATTTTATTTGAGTATCTCAACTCTTTTGCGGGATAGGGTTTGATGAAATGCAGAGTTATAGAAGACTTCTTCGATATATGTTTCACTCGGAATTTCCCTTTTAACACTTTGCCCATTATATTTTGGTTAAGACCAATGAGTTTTGGCTTATTTCAGTTGAttgtcaaaataaatatgaggGTATTATAAGATTAAGTGTAcgtaatttctttttcatgttttatctTATAGCAATGAATTATGAGTTCTGATTCgccatttaaatatatatactgaGCAATAATATAGGCTAAACTAGCATCAACTCTTaatacaaacaaaatcaataaaacagGTAGTCGCATTAGCAATCAGCGCTTTTTCAAATGCATAAGGTTCGCATCGTTTTGTCATTCACAATCATTTAGATCGgcgagataaaaaaaaacagcgGGAaatggcggcggcggaggaggtgAAAGCGATGCTGAAGGAAGCCTTCGGCGATTCATCTTCGGAAAGCGACGGAGAACCGTCGCGTGGTATGCGGAGACGAGCCCGAATCAGCGATTCGAGTGACGAGATAGCGAGACCTACCTCAATTTTCGGGGATAGCCACACTTGGGAGCAGATCAATGAAATCGATGGCCTCTGGATATGCAGGGAGTTTTTATCCGCCGATCAGCAGTCTTCGCTGCTATCTTCACTTGAACGAGGTGAAAAAATCATTACACTGTTATCCAAAAAcaatttggggaaaatttaCGCTTCATATAATTGGATGCAGATGGATATTTAGCTGAAGGCTCGCTCAATCAGGTATCGCTTAAAACCTTATCTTAAATCAGGTTTTTGTTTTAGCGTtgataatttttgaaaatggaTAATCTTTATCGCATGAGCACTTGCTAATTAATGTAGCACAAGCTTTGTGGAATTTTGATAATCACTTCAACCTCGTTTTCTTTTATCTGAGGAATGTATCATATTTGCACAAGGAGTTCTTTGATTAATTTAGTTTCCATTCAGTGACTGCTCAAAAACACTAATGTGTTCATATATGTCTATGCATTAATCTATAATGATAATGTTGAACACTGAATAAAAAATGGTTATGTGACAGATATTTACATTTTGtgattatttgaatttggtgataTATAAGAGTATCTGAGGGATAATATAATCCAAGAATTGTAAGTTCACAGTCACCTCTTTCTGTCTTCCACCACAGGCTATGAGGTTTGGAGATCTTCCTCCTTGGGCTCTTGAACTTTCACGCATTGTACGCGAAAACATTCTTTTTAGCGCTGGTTTTTCTGAATCAGGGGATCTAGAAAACGAAGAAGAGTGTTTATTTCCATCAGAATTGCTGTGGAGGGAGCCACTTTTTAACCAACTTATAGTGAACATATACCAGCCAGGTGAGGTGCGTTTCTCACCCTTGGATTATATGATTTTCTGTGTTCATAATGTCTGTCCAGTGGTATACCACTTGTTTATGGCATACTACTTTCTTGATGATTGGTTAAGTCTCTCTGATAGTTTGAAGCCTAGTTTGTTAATAATTCTTGAATTGTAGTAAGAGATTGGGTTGGGTTATCCTTTCGTAGAGTTTGTGCTGAGAAtaacatttataatttgaGCCTAGTTTGTTAGTAACTCTTGAATTCTAAGAACTTTGATTAGCAACCAAATTTGGTATTGGGCGGGGTTATCCTTTTGTAGAGAGTGCATAGAGTAACAAATGGTGGTGTTTAAGTGT
The genomic region above belongs to Salvia hispanica cultivar TCC Black 2014 chromosome 3, UniMelb_Shisp_WGS_1.0, whole genome shotgun sequence and contains:
- the LOC125211553 gene encoding alkylated DNA repair protein alkB homolog 8, whose protein sequence is MAAAEEVKAMLKEAFGDSSSESDGEPSRGMRRRARISDSSDEIARPTSIFGDSHTWEQINEIDGLWICREFLSADQQSSLLSSLERDGYLAEGSLNQAMRFGDLPPWALELSRIVRENILFSAGFSESGDLENEEECLFPSELLWREPLFNQLIVNIYQPGEGIRAHVDLMRFEDGIAIVSLESACVMRFSPVEASSDSVELLLSPGSLVLMWGEARYLWKHEINRKPGFQIWQGQEIHQERRTSITLRRLCPTPQH